In Marinicauda algicola, one DNA window encodes the following:
- the gor gene encoding glutathione-disulfide reductase gives MAEYDYDLFTIGAGSGGVRASRLSALKGAKVACAEEYRPGGTCVIRGCVPKKFMVYASEFARTFRKAKGYGWSFGKARFDWPAFRDAMNGEVDRLSGIYARNLANSGVELIEDRAVLEDAHTIRLVRANRTVTAKHILIATGGAPTIPDGLEGADLCITSNELFHLEKLPEHIVIKGGGYIACEFAQVFAGLGVKTCLVYRKETVLRGFDEDVRTFVHEGLKAAGVRVITHANFTRVAPGEKPGWRKVHLDTGDVLESDCVVLAVGRTPNTAGLGLEKAGVDIDAAGAVKVDAYSQSSVEHIYAIGDVTNRVNLTPVAIREGIAFCETVFGGNKTAYDRTDIASAVFTQPPVGTVGLTEAEARRTHGKVDIYKTTFRPMKGMLTDNPDRMFMKLVVDGESQRVLGVHIVGDDAPEIIQAVAIAVKAGLTKAQFDATCAVHPTVAEELVTMKDKWVPPEIGA, from the coding sequence ATGGCCGAGTACGACTACGACCTCTTCACCATCGGGGCCGGTTCCGGCGGGGTGAGGGCCTCGCGCCTGTCGGCGCTGAAGGGCGCGAAGGTAGCCTGCGCGGAGGAATACCGCCCGGGCGGAACCTGCGTCATCCGCGGCTGCGTGCCGAAGAAGTTCATGGTCTATGCCAGCGAGTTCGCGAGGACCTTCAGGAAGGCGAAGGGCTATGGCTGGTCTTTCGGAAAGGCCAGGTTCGACTGGCCGGCCTTCCGCGACGCGATGAACGGCGAGGTCGACCGGCTGTCGGGCATCTATGCGCGCAATCTGGCCAATTCCGGCGTCGAGCTGATCGAGGACCGGGCCGTGCTGGAGGACGCCCACACGATCCGCCTGGTGCGCGCGAACCGAACCGTGACGGCGAAGCACATCCTCATCGCCACCGGCGGCGCGCCGACGATTCCCGACGGGCTGGAGGGCGCGGATCTGTGCATCACCTCCAACGAGCTGTTCCACCTGGAAAAGCTGCCCGAGCACATCGTCATCAAGGGCGGGGGCTATATCGCCTGCGAGTTCGCGCAGGTCTTCGCAGGGCTCGGCGTGAAGACCTGCCTGGTCTACCGCAAGGAGACTGTTCTGCGCGGCTTCGACGAGGATGTGCGTACCTTCGTCCACGAGGGGCTGAAGGCCGCCGGCGTGCGGGTCATCACCCACGCGAACTTCACCCGGGTCGCGCCCGGGGAGAAGCCCGGCTGGCGCAAGGTCCATCTCGATACCGGGGACGTGCTGGAAAGCGACTGCGTCGTGCTCGCCGTCGGGCGCACGCCTAACACGGCAGGGCTGGGTCTCGAGAAGGCCGGGGTGGATATCGATGCCGCCGGCGCGGTGAAGGTGGACGCATACTCCCAGTCCAGCGTCGAGCACATCTACGCGATCGGCGACGTCACCAACCGGGTCAATCTCACCCCCGTCGCCATCCGCGAGGGCATCGCCTTCTGCGAGACCGTTTTCGGCGGCAACAAGACCGCCTACGACCGCACCGACATCGCGAGCGCGGTCTTCACCCAGCCGCCGGTCGGCACGGTCGGCCTCACCGAGGCCGAAGCGCGCAGGACGCACGGCAAGGTCGACATCTACAAGACCACCTTCCGGCCGATGAAGGGCATGCTGACCGACAATCCCGACCGCATGTTCATGAAGCTCGTCGTCGATGGTGAAAGCCAGCGTGTGCTCGGCGTTCACATCGTCGGCGACGACGCGCCGGAAATCATCCAGGCCGTTGCCATCGCCGTGAAGGCCGGCCTCACCAAGGCGCAGTTCGACGCGACCTGCGCGGTGCACCCGACCGTGGCCGAGGAACTCGTCACGATGAAGGACAAGTGGGTGCCGCCCGAGATCGGGGCGTGA
- a CDS encoding DsbA family protein encodes MRHFLAGAFALALMACGQGARPASAQDETWSREEIEQVVREYILENPELIEEALIELQRRAREREQQALFEGVAAAGAELFQDPRDPVAGAEDARLTIVEFFDYKCPYCRVTNDWVETTLAEHGDEVRFVFKEFPVLGPESEQAALAALAVWNTQPDAYLPFHNALMQASRPLPDSRIDDIAAEAGVDVEAMRAAMEDDALQAHIEDVYGLARRIGISGTPFFVVGDEVIAGADVSGLERALNERLGE; translated from the coding sequence ATGCGACATTTCCTTGCCGGCGCCTTCGCGCTCGCCCTGATGGCCTGCGGACAGGGTGCCCGGCCGGCCTCCGCGCAGGATGAGACGTGGTCGCGCGAGGAGATCGAGCAGGTCGTGCGCGAGTACATCCTGGAAAACCCCGAACTCATCGAGGAGGCCCTGATCGAGCTGCAGCGCCGCGCGCGAGAAAGGGAGCAGCAAGCCCTGTTCGAGGGCGTCGCGGCCGCCGGCGCCGAGCTGTTCCAGGACCCGCGCGATCCCGTCGCCGGGGCCGAGGACGCCCGGCTCACCATCGTGGAGTTCTTCGACTACAAATGCCCCTACTGCCGGGTCACCAACGACTGGGTGGAGACCACGCTCGCCGAGCACGGCGACGAAGTCCGCTTCGTGTTCAAGGAGTTTCCGGTGCTCGGCCCTGAGTCCGAACAGGCCGCGCTCGCTGCGCTTGCCGTCTGGAACACGCAGCCGGACGCCTACCTGCCGTTCCACAACGCGCTGATGCAGGCCAGCCGGCCGCTTCCCGATTCGCGCATCGACGACATCGCGGCCGAAGCCGGCGTCGATGTCGAGGCCATGCGCGCGGCGATGGAGGACGACGCGCTCCAGGCCCATATCGAGGACGTCTATGGCCTCGCCCGGCGCATCGGGATTTCCGGGACGCCCTTCTTCGTCGTCGGCGACGAGGTGATTGCCGGGGCCGATGTCAGCGGGCTGGAGCGCGCACTGAACGAACGGCTCGGCGAGTAG
- a CDS encoding M48 family metalloprotease, with amino-acid sequence MRLVYRILMTLAALVAFAVPAHAQSLVRDAETEILLRGYTDPLLIAAGLDPEAVDLYLVGDMEFNAFVTGGQNIFMNTGTIVISDQPNEIKGVLAHEIGHITGAHLARFGDASRSALATFALTLGVGLAAALAGEGRAGAAIMASGSQFATLDMLRYTRAQEAGADQAALGYLEATGQSGRGLVTTFERFRFQEVMSQQRRMEYFRSHPLSSDRVAALRTRVEASPYADVTDSPEEVDALRRVQAKIIGFMVPPAQTFSRYPESDESVPARYARSVAWYKQGNLDRGRAELATLIAEEPANPFFHELEGQMLFESGRIEESIAPYRRAVDLMPESALLRIGLAGSLIAAGGPERLDEAKTHLRFALTEEPDNPLGWYQLSLAHQALGETAQAELATAERAYAVGNTVEAFQFAKRAQEDLEEGTPSWLRAAEIIAVAQPTPQEIREWNRQQRERYPLSAATNFN; translated from the coding sequence ATGCGCCTAGTCTATCGAATCCTGATGACGCTGGCGGCGCTCGTCGCGTTCGCCGTACCCGCTCATGCCCAAAGTCTCGTCCGCGACGCGGAAACCGAGATCCTTCTGCGCGGCTACACCGATCCCCTGCTGATCGCCGCCGGGCTCGACCCGGAAGCGGTCGACCTCTACCTGGTCGGCGACATGGAGTTCAACGCCTTCGTGACCGGGGGGCAGAATATCTTCATGAACACGGGCACGATCGTGATCTCGGACCAGCCCAACGAGATCAAGGGCGTGCTCGCTCACGAGATCGGCCACATCACCGGGGCCCACCTTGCCCGCTTCGGCGACGCCTCGCGCAGCGCCCTCGCCACCTTCGCCCTGACCCTGGGCGTGGGTCTTGCCGCCGCGCTCGCCGGCGAAGGCCGGGCCGGGGCGGCCATCATGGCATCGGGCAGCCAGTTCGCCACGCTCGACATGCTGCGCTACACCCGTGCCCAGGAAGCCGGCGCCGACCAGGCCGCACTGGGCTATCTCGAAGCGACCGGCCAGTCGGGCCGCGGCCTCGTGACCACGTTCGAGCGCTTCCGCTTCCAGGAGGTGATGAGCCAGCAGCGGCGGATGGAGTATTTCCGGTCCCACCCGCTGTCCTCGGACCGCGTGGCAGCGTTGCGCACGCGCGTCGAGGCCTCCCCCTACGCGGATGTGACCGACAGCCCCGAGGAAGTCGATGCGCTGCGCCGCGTGCAGGCCAAGATCATCGGCTTCATGGTGCCCCCGGCCCAGACCTTCAGCCGCTATCCCGAAAGCGACGAGTCGGTGCCCGCGCGCTATGCCCGCTCGGTCGCCTGGTACAAGCAGGGCAATCTGGACCGGGGCCGCGCCGAACTCGCCACCCTGATCGCCGAAGAGCCCGCCAATCCCTTCTTCCACGAACTCGAGGGCCAGATGCTCTTCGAGAGCGGGCGGATCGAGGAGTCCATCGCCCCGTACCGGCGCGCGGTGGACCTCATGCCGGAGAGCGCGCTGCTGCGCATCGGGCTCGCCGGCTCGTTGATCGCGGCGGGCGGCCCGGAGCGCCTGGACGAGGCCAAGACCCATCTTCGCTTCGCACTGACCGAGGAGCCGGACAATCCGCTTGGCTGGTACCAGCTCTCCCTCGCCCACCAGGCCCTCGGCGAGACCGCGCAGGCCGAACTCGCGACCGCCGAGCGCGCCTATGCCGTCGGCAATACGGTGGAAGCCTTCCAGTTCGCCAAGCGCGCCCAGGAGGATCTCGAAGAGGGAACGCCGTCCTGGCTGCGCGCCGCGGAGATCATCGCCGTGGCCCAGCCCACGCCGCAGGAAATCCGGGAATGGAACCGCCAGCAGCGCGAGCGGTATCCCCTGTCTGCGGCCACGAACTTCAACTGA
- a CDS encoding ribonuclease E/G, translating into MPTKMLIDAAHPEETRVVVVDSNRVEDFDFESSTKKQIRGNIYLAKVTRVEPSLQACFVEYGGNKHGFLAFNEIHPDYYQIPYEDRQKLREAEAEIAGEFNAEPVENGDGETESAGADDEEIVEEAARKRRNLLRKYKIQEVIKRRQVLLVQVAKEERGNKGAALTTYLSLAGRYCVLMPNTARGGGISRKIANAADRKRLKSIVGELEVPQGMGLIIRTAGASRTKLEVKRDYEYLIRLWETIRELTLKSTAPTLIYEEGNLVKRAIRDLYDKDIEEVLVEGEEAYKEAKAFMRMLMPSHAKKVQHYKDDTPLFLRHQVESQLEAIYQPVAPLKSGGYIVINPTEALVSIDVNSGKSTKERNIEQTALRTNLEAAEEAARQMRLRDLAGLLVIDFIDMEENKNIRAVEKKMKDALKKDRARLQVGRISQFGLMEMSRQRRRTSLMEGSTQVCSHCGGSGFMRSVESSALLALRTLEEEGMRGRTAKAGLKVPMDVALYLLNEKRESLHAIEARFDMKVVVTADESLIRPHLDLERLETRKEAARAQAEARADAPLVMESDVEPRVVEDEDEDIEEEAEIEEAVAEEEEAPARDKKPARAEREGEGEDEGARKRRRRGRRGGRGRRRRGGERREAEAGEREAASPDKAEEAETGREQARPAEGEADVLAVVEPVGGDDLTASTAEAPRRKRPERKQRQDAQAQETEAGTKEAAAEPEAAQAPEPEEAEKPKRRRRRRKPEAAETGPEEAAAKAPAGEVAAEQTPVEETPAAEKPKRARRPRKTAAATKSGEAPAEAQQAADSEPDGKEEAPKRRTRRKKAEPEAEAPQAEAKPEPAPAKTGPSEIPEERERASGGAGDAAKPEDTAEEDKRPRKRGWWQRSGKLFGLGSD; encoded by the coding sequence ATGCCCACCAAGATGCTGATCGATGCGGCCCACCCGGAAGAGACCCGGGTCGTCGTCGTCGACTCCAACCGAGTTGAAGATTTCGATTTCGAATCATCCACCAAGAAACAGATCCGCGGAAACATCTATCTGGCCAAGGTCACGCGCGTAGAGCCGTCGCTGCAGGCCTGCTTCGTGGAATATGGCGGGAACAAGCACGGCTTCCTCGCCTTCAACGAGATCCATCCCGACTATTACCAGATCCCCTACGAGGATCGGCAGAAGCTGCGCGAGGCCGAGGCCGAGATCGCCGGCGAGTTCAATGCCGAACCCGTCGAGAACGGTGACGGCGAAACCGAATCGGCCGGCGCCGACGACGAGGAGATCGTCGAGGAGGCGGCCCGCAAGCGCCGCAACCTGCTGCGCAAGTACAAGATCCAGGAAGTCATCAAGCGCCGCCAGGTGCTGCTGGTGCAGGTCGCCAAGGAAGAACGCGGCAACAAGGGCGCGGCCCTGACGACCTATCTCTCGCTCGCCGGGCGCTATTGCGTGCTGATGCCGAACACGGCGCGCGGCGGCGGCATCTCGCGCAAGATCGCCAACGCGGCCGATCGCAAGCGCCTGAAGTCCATCGTGGGCGAGCTGGAAGTGCCCCAGGGCATGGGCCTGATCATCCGCACCGCGGGCGCCTCGCGTACCAAGCTCGAGGTCAAGCGCGACTACGAATACCTGATCCGGCTGTGGGAGACGATCCGCGAGCTGACGCTCAAGTCCACCGCGCCGACGCTGATCTACGAGGAAGGCAACCTGGTCAAGCGCGCCATCCGCGACCTCTACGACAAGGATATCGAGGAGGTGCTGGTCGAGGGCGAGGAAGCCTACAAGGAGGCCAAGGCCTTCATGCGGATGCTGATGCCCAGCCATGCGAAGAAGGTCCAGCACTACAAGGACGACACCCCCCTCTTCCTGCGCCACCAGGTCGAGAGCCAGCTGGAAGCGATCTACCAGCCGGTCGCGCCGCTGAAATCGGGCGGTTACATCGTCATCAATCCGACCGAGGCGCTGGTTTCGATCGACGTCAACTCCGGCAAGTCGACCAAGGAGCGCAATATCGAGCAGACCGCGCTGCGCACCAACCTGGAGGCGGCCGAGGAAGCGGCCCGCCAGATGCGCCTGCGCGACCTGGCCGGTCTTCTCGTGATCGACTTCATCGACATGGAGGAGAACAAGAATATCCGCGCGGTCGAAAAGAAGATGAAGGACGCGCTGAAGAAGGACCGCGCGCGCCTGCAGGTCGGCCGGATCTCCCAGTTCGGCCTGATGGAGATGAGCCGCCAGCGCCGCCGCACCAGCCTGATGGAGGGCTCCACCCAGGTGTGCAGCCATTGCGGCGGTTCCGGCTTCATGCGCTCGGTGGAATCCTCCGCCCTGCTCGCCCTGCGCACCCTGGAAGAGGAAGGCATGCGCGGGCGCACGGCCAAGGCCGGTCTGAAGGTCCCGATGGACGTGGCACTCTATCTTCTCAACGAGAAGCGCGAGAGCCTGCACGCCATCGAGGCGCGGTTCGACATGAAGGTCGTGGTCACCGCCGACGAGTCCCTCATCCGCCCCCACCTCGATCTCGAGCGCCTCGAGACCCGCAAGGAGGCGGCGCGAGCCCAGGCCGAGGCCCGGGCCGATGCGCCCCTGGTGATGGAGTCCGATGTCGAGCCCCGCGTCGTCGAGGACGAGGACGAGGATATCGAGGAGGAGGCCGAGATCGAGGAGGCAGTGGCCGAAGAGGAAGAGGCGCCCGCCCGCGACAAGAAGCCGGCCCGCGCCGAGCGCGAGGGAGAAGGCGAGGACGAAGGCGCGCGCAAGCGCCGGCGCCGCGGCCGCCGCGGCGGACGCGGACGCCGCCGGCGCGGCGGCGAGCGGCGCGAGGCCGAGGCCGGTGAACGCGAGGCCGCATCCCCGGACAAGGCCGAGGAGGCCGAGACCGGCCGCGAGCAAGCCCGCCCGGCCGAGGGCGAGGCCGATGTCCTGGCCGTGGTCGAGCCGGTCGGCGGCGACGATCTGACGGCCTCAACCGCCGAGGCACCGAGGCGCAAGCGTCCCGAGCGCAAGCAGAGACAGGACGCGCAGGCTCAAGAAACCGAGGCCGGAACGAAGGAGGCTGCCGCCGAACCCGAGGCCGCGCAGGCTCCGGAACCGGAAGAGGCCGAAAAGCCCAAGCGCCGCCGCCGCCGCAGGAAGCCGGAGGCGGCCGAGACCGGGCCGGAAGAAGCGGCTGCCAAGGCGCCTGCAGGCGAGGTTGCTGCCGAGCAAACTCCTGTAGAGGAGACTCCTGCGGCGGAGAAACCGAAGCGGGCCCGGCGTCCGCGCAAGACCGCGGCCGCCACGAAGTCGGGTGAAGCGCCGGCCGAGGCGCAACAGGCTGCGGACTCCGAGCCGGACGGTAAGGAAGAAGCCCCGAAACGGCGCACGCGCAGGAAGAAGGCGGAGCCCGAAGCCGAGGCCCCGCAGGCCGAGGCGAAGCCCGAGCCGGCTCCGGCCAAGACCGGGCCCTCCGAGATCCCCGAGGAGCGCGAGCGCGCCTCGGGCGGCGCAGGCGATGCGGCCAAGCCGGAGGACACTGCCGAGGAGGACAAGCGTCCGCGCAAGCGCGGCTGGTGGCAGCGCTCGGGCAAGCTGTTCGGGCTCGGCTCCGACTAG